A DNA window from Shewanella baltica contains the following coding sequences:
- the seqA gene encoding replication initiation negative regulator SeqA, with the protein MKYIEVDEELYRHIASKTERIGESASDILRRLLGLSVDAVEPPQPLAISQPSLEAEPIQAALAVNDFSRLVDEHLLSQQKGAVGRFLFLLESLYQLAPEQFSQILQIQGRDRLYFARSKEQLLEASASANPKEIGTSGFWVTSNNNTAKKRTILSEVLVQFGCDATVAAGIAERV; encoded by the coding sequence ATGAAATATATCGAAGTTGATGAAGAGCTCTATCGTCATATTGCCAGCAAAACAGAACGTATTGGTGAGAGCGCCTCTGACATTCTTCGTCGATTACTCGGCCTGTCCGTCGATGCGGTCGAACCACCTCAGCCTTTGGCGATAAGCCAACCAAGTTTAGAGGCTGAGCCGATTCAAGCTGCACTTGCTGTGAATGACTTCAGTCGCTTAGTCGATGAACATCTGTTATCGCAACAAAAAGGCGCGGTAGGGCGTTTCCTCTTTTTGCTCGAAAGTCTGTATCAATTAGCCCCAGAGCAGTTCTCGCAAATTCTGCAGATCCAAGGGCGCGATCGTTTGTATTTTGCCCGTTCGAAAGAGCAATTACTCGAAGCGAGTGCCTCTGCGAATCCTAAAGAAATCGGTACCAGTGGATTCTGGGTGACAAGCAACAACAATACCGCCAAGAAACGCACCATTTTATCTGAAGTCTTAGTGCAATTTGGTTGTGATGCAACGGTTGCAGCTGGCATCGCCGAGCGCGTTTAA
- the efp gene encoding elongation factor P, whose product MKTAHEIRPGNVIMLDGSPWVVQKTETTRSGRNAAIVKLKLKNLLLNSGTETTFKGEDKLEDIILDRLDCTYSYFADPMFVFMDAEYNQYDVEAENLGDAAAYIVDGMEETCQVTFYDGKAISVEMPTTIVREVIYTEPSARGDTSGKVMKPATITGGGTVTVADFVKVGDKIEIDTRTGEFKKRV is encoded by the coding sequence ATGAAAACTGCTCATGAAATCCGTCCTGGTAACGTGATCATGTTAGATGGCAGCCCATGGGTTGTGCAGAAAACTGAAACAACTCGTTCTGGCCGTAACGCTGCTATCGTTAAGTTAAAGTTGAAAAACTTACTGCTTAACTCTGGTACTGAAACGACTTTCAAAGGTGAAGATAAGTTAGAAGACATCATCCTAGATCGTCTTGATTGTACTTATTCTTACTTTGCTGATCCTATGTTTGTATTCATGGATGCAGAATATAACCAATACGACGTAGAAGCAGAAAACTTAGGTGATGCAGCGGCTTATATCGTTGACGGTATGGAAGAAACTTGCCAAGTGACTTTCTACGATGGCAAAGCTATCTCTGTTGAAATGCCAACCACTATCGTACGTGAAGTGATCTACACTGAGCCTTCTGCTCGTGGCGATACTTCAGGTAAAGTGATGAAGCCAGCAACTATCACTGGCGGCGGCACTGTTACTGTTGCTGACTTCGTGAAAGTTGGCGACAAGATTGAAATCGATACTCGTACTGGCGAATTCAAGAAGCGCGTTTAA
- the earP gene encoding elongation factor P maturation arginine rhamnosyltransferase EarP, whose product MTNTPRSTHWDIFCTVVDNYGDIGVTWRLAKQMANEYQIPVNLWVDDLASFSHILPTLDPLKNAQSFNGVNIIHWTKPLAVAFVAGEILIEAFACELPEQVKAQLVYLHQNAPESVPIWLNLEYLSAEDWVEGCHGLPSLQANGLKKYFYFPGFGAKTGGLICEQDLFAERDAWQANSANKLQLFSQLGLRGIEAQDTVISIFSYETEALPALCELWQQSAEKIHALIPKGRSLNSLKQLLPCDIAALVPGQQINHGNLTLHILPMTDQQGFDRLLWSCDFNIVRGEDSFLRAQWAAKPFIWHIYPQEDDYHLVKLEAFLKLYCDNLPPKIACYWSELNLAFNQAQQSAVSLHWQNLNPVNLPLLHHAKQWPINALNAADLATRLVQFVKNS is encoded by the coding sequence ATGACCAACACACCCCGCTCCACCCATTGGGATATCTTTTGTACCGTCGTCGATAACTATGGCGATATTGGCGTCACTTGGCGTTTAGCCAAACAAATGGCTAATGAGTACCAGATTCCCGTTAATTTGTGGGTCGACGACCTCGCAAGCTTCTCGCACATATTACCGACACTCGATCCACTAAAAAACGCTCAAAGCTTCAATGGTGTGAATATTATTCATTGGACTAAGCCTTTAGCCGTAGCGTTTGTCGCAGGGGAAATACTCATCGAAGCCTTTGCCTGTGAATTACCCGAACAGGTAAAAGCGCAGTTGGTTTATTTACATCAGAACGCCCCCGAATCTGTGCCTATCTGGTTGAATTTAGAATATTTAAGCGCTGAGGATTGGGTCGAAGGCTGCCATGGTTTGCCTTCATTACAAGCCAATGGTTTAAAGAAGTATTTTTACTTCCCGGGCTTTGGCGCAAAAACCGGTGGGCTCATCTGCGAGCAAGATTTGTTTGCCGAGCGCGATGCTTGGCAAGCTAACTCAGCTAACAAATTACAGCTTTTTAGTCAGCTAGGTCTTAGGGGGATTGAGGCTCAAGATACTGTGATTAGCATCTTTAGCTATGAAACCGAGGCACTGCCGGCGTTATGCGAGTTATGGCAGCAATCGGCCGAGAAAATCCATGCGTTGATCCCCAAGGGTCGCAGCTTAAACAGTCTGAAGCAGTTACTGCCCTGTGATATTGCCGCGCTAGTGCCGGGTCAGCAAATAAATCATGGCAATTTAACCCTGCATATTTTACCCATGACAGACCAACAGGGGTTTGATCGTCTGCTCTGGAGCTGCGATTTTAATATCGTCCGCGGTGAAGATTCCTTTTTACGCGCCCAATGGGCCGCAAAACCCTTCATTTGGCACATTTATCCCCAAGAAGATGATTATCACCTCGTAAAATTAGAAGCTTTTCTCAAACTTTACTGCGATAATCTGCCACCTAAAATTGCTTGTTATTGGTCTGAATTGAATCTTGCGTTCAACCAAGCACAGCAATCTGCCGTGAGCCTTCACTGGCAAAACCTTAATCCTGTTAATTTGCCCTTGTTGCACCATGCTAAACAATGGCCAATTAATGCATTAAATGCTGCAGATCTCGCTACTCGACTAGTTCAGTTCGTTAAAAACAGCTAA
- the ybfE gene encoding LexA regulated protein, producing the protein MAKEATDRTTIDLFANEKRRGRPRSNPLSRSQQLKVNKRNQIQRDKANGLKRIELKVSQDLYDALNEQALASNISRSQLIELILQQQVEC; encoded by the coding sequence ATGGCAAAAGAAGCGACAGACAGAACCACCATTGACCTTTTTGCCAATGAAAAGCGCCGGGGCCGCCCACGAAGTAATCCTTTGTCCCGTAGCCAGCAGCTTAAGGTCAACAAACGCAATCAAATCCAGCGCGATAAAGCCAACGGATTAAAGCGAATAGAGTTAAAGGTGTCACAAGATTTGTATGACGCCTTGAATGAGCAGGCATTGGCCAGTAACATCAGCCGTAGCCAGTTAATCGAATTAATTCTTCAGCAACAAGTTGAGTGCTGA
- the fldA gene encoding flavodoxin FldA, producing MATVGLFFGSDTGNTEAVAKMIQKKLGKKMVEVKDIAKSTKEQIAEYDLLLFGIPTWYYGEAQCDWDDFFPELEQIDFTDKLVAIFGCGDQEDYAEYFLDAMGMVGDIVQARGGIIIGHWPTASYNFEASKGQVDDDHFIGLGIDEDRQPELTEERVDAWVKQIYEEMCLAELED from the coding sequence ATGGCAACTGTAGGTCTTTTTTTCGGTAGCGACACAGGTAACACCGAAGCCGTAGCCAAGATGATCCAGAAAAAACTGGGTAAAAAAATGGTTGAGGTGAAAGATATCGCCAAAAGTACCAAAGAACAGATTGCAGAGTATGACTTGCTGCTGTTCGGCATCCCAACCTGGTATTACGGCGAAGCTCAATGTGACTGGGACGATTTCTTCCCTGAATTAGAGCAAATTGATTTTACTGACAAACTTGTCGCTATTTTTGGTTGTGGTGATCAAGAAGACTACGCTGAGTATTTCCTTGATGCCATGGGCATGGTTGGCGATATCGTTCAGGCGCGTGGTGGTATCATCATTGGTCACTGGCCAACTGCAAGCTACAACTTCGAAGCCTCTAAAGGTCAAGTTGATGACGACCACTTTATTGGTTTAGGTATCGATGAAGATCGTCAGCCAGAGCTGACCGAAGAGCGTGTCGATGCTTGGGTTAAGCAAATTTACGAAGAAATGTGCTTAGCTGAATTAGAAGACTAA
- a CDS encoding alpha/beta fold hydrolase encodes MNFVSTGQGSAVLLIHGLFGNLDNLKGLGQVLESQYQVIRVDVPNHGLSEHWDEMDYPRLATAMVALLDELAIERAHIVGHSMGGKIAMATALAHPERIISMVAADIAPVAYEPRHDTVFAALASLPLEGHTDRHFALNHLIDKGIDEATAQFLLKNLQRTDTGFRWKLNLSGLKACYPNIIGWHNQAPNPVQSYSGPSLFIRGGDSNYVTGEHRSAIMAQFPAAQAKTLEGCGHWLHAQKPAIFNRIVSEFIDKQAM; translated from the coding sequence ATGAACTTTGTTTCTACAGGCCAAGGATCCGCAGTACTATTGATCCACGGCTTGTTCGGCAACCTAGATAACCTCAAAGGCCTAGGGCAAGTATTAGAAAGCCAGTATCAGGTTATTCGTGTCGATGTGCCCAATCATGGGTTAAGTGAGCATTGGGATGAGATGGATTACCCTCGCCTCGCCACGGCCATGGTTGCATTACTCGACGAACTGGCTATTGAACGCGCTCATATAGTGGGTCACTCCATGGGCGGTAAAATCGCCATGGCGACAGCGTTAGCTCATCCAGAGCGCATTATCAGCATGGTGGCAGCAGATATTGCCCCCGTCGCCTATGAGCCAAGACACGATACAGTGTTTGCCGCATTAGCAAGTCTGCCCTTAGAAGGTCATACCGACAGACACTTTGCCCTTAACCACTTGATTGACAAAGGTATCGACGAAGCCACGGCGCAGTTTTTACTCAAAAACCTGCAACGTACCGATACGGGCTTTCGTTGGAAGCTGAACTTAAGTGGGCTAAAGGCTTGTTATCCCAATATTATTGGTTGGCACAATCAGGCGCCAAATCCAGTACAAAGCTATAGCGGCCCGAGTCTATTTATTCGTGGTGGTGACTCAAATTATGTCACTGGTGAGCACAGAAGCGCTATCATGGCGCAATTCCCTGCGGCGCAGGCGAAAACCCTCGAAGGCTGTGGTCATTGGTTACATGCACAGAAACCCGCCATCTTTAACCGGATTGTGTCTGAATTTATTGACAAACAAGCAATGTAA
- a CDS encoding thiamine pyrophosphate-dependent dehydrogenase E1 component subunit alpha, whose protein sequence is MSKATLNTDTVHRVGFLDKASLHIPILRILQADGTTYETAVLPVIDETLATKIYDTCVFTRVLDERMLGAQRQGRISFYMTCTGEEAAIVGSVAALDQEDVILAQYREHAALRYRGFTTEQFMNQMFSNEKDLGKGRQMPIHYGSAALHYQTISSPLATQIPQATGVGYSLKMQGKRKVAVCYFGEGAASEGDFHAGLNMAAVLKCPVIFFCRNNGYAISTPTEEQFAGNGIASRGVGYGMHTIRVDGNDMLAVLAATQQARAYAIEHNAPVLIEAMTYRLGAHSSSDDPSGYRSKDEEAKWQQHDPVKRFKLWLINKGWLAEADDVKLHEKYREEVLAAVKVAEKIPVPMLDEIIEDVYDKPTPVLRKQLADLKEHIKKYPQAYPKSAGRL, encoded by the coding sequence ATGAGCAAAGCAACACTCAACACTGATACAGTGCACCGTGTCGGCTTCTTGGATAAGGCATCGCTACACATTCCTATCCTTCGAATTCTACAAGCCGACGGCACCACTTATGAAACCGCGGTTTTGCCTGTGATAGATGAAACCTTAGCCACTAAAATTTACGATACCTGTGTATTCACTCGGGTACTCGATGAACGTATGTTAGGTGCCCAGCGCCAAGGGCGCATCAGCTTCTATATGACCTGTACAGGTGAAGAAGCGGCGATTGTCGGCAGTGTGGCCGCACTCGATCAAGAAGACGTGATCCTCGCGCAATACCGTGAGCATGCGGCGCTGCGTTATCGCGGCTTTACCACTGAACAGTTTATGAATCAGATGTTCAGTAACGAGAAAGATCTTGGTAAAGGTCGCCAAATGCCCATTCACTACGGCAGTGCGGCATTGCATTATCAAACGATTTCTTCACCCCTTGCGACACAAATCCCGCAGGCGACGGGTGTGGGCTACAGCTTAAAAATGCAAGGTAAGCGCAAAGTTGCGGTTTGCTATTTTGGCGAAGGCGCTGCATCGGAAGGGGACTTCCATGCCGGTCTAAACATGGCCGCAGTATTGAAGTGTCCAGTGATTTTCTTCTGTCGTAACAATGGCTACGCCATTTCAACCCCAACTGAAGAGCAGTTTGCCGGTAACGGCATTGCGAGCCGCGGCGTGGGTTATGGTATGCACACCATTCGTGTTGACGGCAATGACATGTTGGCCGTGTTAGCGGCAACGCAGCAAGCCCGTGCCTATGCGATTGAGCATAATGCCCCTGTGCTGATTGAAGCCATGACTTACCGTCTCGGCGCGCATTCATCATCAGACGATCCATCAGGTTATCGCTCGAAAGATGAAGAAGCCAAGTGGCAGCAACACGATCCGGTTAAACGCTTCAAATTATGGCTTATCAACAAAGGTTGGTTAGCTGAAGCGGATGATGTGAAACTGCATGAGAAATATCGTGAAGAAGTATTGGCTGCGGTAAAAGTGGCTGAAAAAATTCCTGTGCCTATGCTGGATGAAATTATTGAAGATGTGTACGACAAGCCGACGCCAGTGCTGAGAAAGCAACTCGCCGATCTTAAAGAACATATCAAAAAATATCCGCAAGCCTATCCAAAAAGTGCAGGGAGACTATAA
- the astE gene encoding succinylglutamate desuccinylase codes for MLQALLDSKDFLALTLAHPEQFDGEFSFSLGDHTQVEVWDTGVIIFEPAQNEGKDVVLSCGVHGNETAPIELCNGLIKQLLQQKIIAKQRTLFLIGNPLAINNGTRIIDENMNRLFSGEHSTPPGLVNPERVRAKKLEAYVDRFYTAVADGRQRIHYDLHTAMRASKHEKFAIYPYRPGRAFSGEQIMFLAASGVDTVLFHHEPTTTFSYFSSERYGADAFTIELGKVYPMGQNDMTRFIATHEMFMRLITAKPLELDAFDADKVNLYQVCRVINKHFDDFEFTFATDVENFRSFPKGFVLAREGGQEIKVEHEFESVVFPNAKVPIGNRTVICLIPAVNADVR; via the coding sequence GTGTTACAAGCTCTGTTAGATTCAAAGGATTTTTTAGCGCTCACCTTAGCCCATCCTGAACAGTTCGATGGCGAGTTTTCATTTAGCTTAGGCGACCATACCCAAGTTGAAGTGTGGGATACCGGCGTTATCATTTTTGAGCCCGCCCAGAATGAAGGAAAAGATGTTGTCCTTTCTTGCGGTGTTCACGGTAACGAGACCGCGCCCATTGAACTCTGCAATGGCTTAATTAAGCAGCTTTTACAGCAAAAGATCATCGCGAAACAGCGCACTTTATTCCTGATTGGTAATCCATTAGCGATTAATAACGGCACGCGTATTATCGATGAGAACATGAATCGTCTCTTTAGTGGTGAGCATTCTACTCCTCCGGGATTAGTCAATCCTGAGCGAGTGCGCGCCAAAAAACTCGAAGCCTATGTCGACCGTTTTTATACTGCGGTTGCCGATGGTCGTCAGCGCATTCATTATGATCTGCACACGGCGATGCGCGCCTCGAAGCATGAAAAGTTCGCTATTTATCCCTATCGTCCAGGGCGTGCCTTTAGCGGCGAGCAAATCATGTTTCTAGCCGCAAGCGGTGTCGATACGGTACTTTTTCACCACGAACCGACCACGACCTTTAGCTATTTTTCCTCTGAACGCTACGGCGCCGATGCCTTTACCATTGAGCTTGGCAAAGTGTATCCCATGGGGCAGAACGACATGACGCGTTTTATTGCGACCCATGAAATGTTTATGCGCTTGATCACCGCTAAGCCGTTGGAGTTAGATGCATTTGATGCCGATAAGGTTAACTTGTATCAAGTGTGCCGCGTCATCAATAAACATTTCGATGATTTTGAATTTACCTTCGCAACCGATGTCGAAAACTTCAGATCTTTCCCGAAGGGCTTTGTATTAGCGCGGGAAGGTGGGCAAGAAATTAAAGTGGAACATGAGTTTGAGTCTGTCGTGTTCCCTAATGCCAAAGTGCCTATTGGCAATCGCACTGTGATTTGCCTGATCCCTGCAGTGAATGCGGACGTGCGTTAG
- a CDS encoding DUF2788 domain-containing protein, which translates to MLSQYMEQIETIGLNLFFASIFFFIGMAIHDVLKQGNVPKFGRFIVWLVLFLGCAGFIVKGIIQITWEGSGIG; encoded by the coding sequence ATGTTATCTCAGTACATGGAACAAATTGAAACCATCGGCCTGAACCTGTTTTTTGCCTCGATATTTTTCTTTATCGGCATGGCCATCCACGATGTGCTTAAACAAGGTAACGTGCCGAAATTTGGTCGATTTATTGTTTGGTTAGTGTTATTTCTCGGCTGCGCCGGGTTTATTGTAAAAGGTATTATCCAGATCACTTGGGAAGGCTCAGGGATCGGTTAA
- the msrA gene encoding peptide-methionine (S)-S-oxide reductase MsrA, with protein MALATFGAGCFWGVEYFFRQVNGVSNATCGYMGGNNSATTYEEVKKGKTGHAEVVQVEFDPALVSYEDLLEVFWKNHNPTSLNMQGGDIGTQYRSTIFFHDSEQKAAAEASKLAFARSGRWGLRHIVTEIVPLQQFHVAEEYHQNYIDKNNLPSCHIEY; from the coding sequence ATGGCGTTAGCAACCTTTGGTGCCGGCTGTTTCTGGGGCGTAGAGTATTTTTTTAGACAAGTGAATGGCGTATCGAATGCCACCTGCGGTTACATGGGCGGCAATAATAGCGCGACCACCTATGAAGAAGTCAAAAAAGGCAAAACGGGCCACGCCGAAGTGGTACAAGTGGAATTTGACCCTGCCCTGGTAAGTTATGAAGACTTGCTCGAGGTATTTTGGAAAAACCACAATCCAACCAGTCTGAACATGCAAGGCGGAGATATAGGCACTCAATACCGCAGCACGATTTTCTTCCATGACAGTGAACAAAAAGCCGCGGCAGAAGCCTCAAAATTAGCTTTTGCCCGCTCAGGTCGTTGGGGATTACGCCATATCGTGACTGAAATTGTGCCATTGCAACAGTTCCATGTGGCAGAGGAATATCACCAAAATTACATCGATAAGAATAACTTACCGAGTTGTCATATCGAGTACTAA
- the pgm gene encoding phosphoglucomutase (alpha-D-glucose-1,6-bisphosphate-dependent) — protein MAIHQRAGQIANQTDLVNIPKLMSHYYSITPNMDDVPQCVTFGTSGHRGCAFNGSFNQQHIWAITQAVVDYRQSVNINGPLILGIDTHALSYAAYLSAIEVLAANKVTVHIQQNDGFTPTPVVSHGVICANREANITGAALSDGLIITPSHNPPQDGGIKYNPPHGGPAEGNITAWIESRANDYLRQALAGVQKLAYAEALASGYVNAIDLITPYVADLENVIDMQAIANAKLRIGVDPLGGSGIFYWAPIAARYGLDITLVNDKVDPSFSFMTLDKDGKIRMDCSSPYAMAGLLAHKESYDLCLGNDPDYDRHGIVCPGTGLMDPNHYLAVAIDYLLTHRPDWSDTLAIGKTLVSSALIDKICAFHGKKLLEVPVGFKWFVDGLAEATIAFGGEESAGAAFLRRDGTTWCTDKDGFILGLLAAEILAVTGKTPGQRHQELVEQFGQSFYKRIDSPISLENKAKFALLNAETLNATVLAGETIENVLTHAPGNNAAIGGIKVTTANGWFAARPSGTEALFKIYGESFISEQHLAEIIKDAQALIDKALNA, from the coding sequence GTGGCAATACATCAAAGGGCAGGACAAATCGCTAATCAGACGGATCTGGTCAATATTCCAAAACTGATGAGCCATTATTACAGCATCACGCCAAATATGGATGACGTACCACAATGCGTCACCTTTGGCACTTCTGGGCACAGAGGCTGCGCTTTTAATGGCAGTTTTAACCAACAACACATTTGGGCGATTACCCAAGCTGTGGTGGATTATCGCCAATCGGTGAATATCAATGGGCCGTTGATCCTCGGGATTGACACCCATGCGTTATCCTACGCCGCTTATTTATCGGCAATTGAAGTGCTGGCGGCAAATAAAGTCACAGTGCACATCCAGCAGAATGATGGTTTCACGCCAACACCAGTGGTGTCCCATGGGGTGATTTGCGCCAATCGCGAGGCCAATATCACAGGTGCTGCACTATCCGATGGTTTGATCATCACGCCTTCCCATAATCCGCCTCAAGATGGTGGGATCAAATACAATCCACCCCATGGTGGACCGGCCGAAGGTAATATCACGGCTTGGATTGAGTCGCGTGCCAATGATTACTTGCGCCAAGCGTTAGCTGGCGTGCAAAAATTAGCGTATGCCGAAGCACTGGCCTCAGGCTATGTCAACGCCATTGATTTGATCACGCCCTATGTGGCTGATTTAGAAAATGTTATCGACATGCAGGCGATTGCCAACGCTAAGCTGCGTATCGGCGTTGACCCGCTCGGTGGTTCAGGGATTTTCTACTGGGCACCGATTGCCGCGCGTTATGGGCTCGATATCACCTTAGTCAATGATAAAGTTGACCCAAGCTTTAGCTTTATGACGCTGGATAAAGACGGCAAAATCCGCATGGATTGCTCGTCTCCCTATGCGATGGCAGGGTTACTCGCCCATAAAGAATCTTATGATTTATGCCTTGGTAACGATCCTGACTATGACCGCCACGGTATAGTCTGCCCAGGTACCGGCTTGATGGACCCTAATCACTACCTTGCGGTCGCTATCGATTATTTACTGACTCACAGACCGGATTGGAGCGATACCTTAGCCATAGGTAAAACCTTAGTATCGAGTGCACTTATCGATAAAATCTGTGCTTTCCATGGCAAAAAATTACTCGAAGTGCCTGTGGGCTTTAAGTGGTTTGTCGATGGTTTAGCCGAAGCCACCATCGCCTTTGGCGGTGAAGAGAGCGCTGGCGCGGCATTTTTACGCCGTGATGGCACTACGTGGTGCACGGATAAAGACGGCTTTATTCTAGGGTTACTTGCCGCAGAAATTCTTGCGGTGACAGGTAAAACTCCAGGTCAACGCCATCAAGAGCTAGTAGAACAATTTGGCCAAAGTTTCTATAAGCGTATCGATAGCCCAATCAGTCTTGAAAACAAGGCCAAATTTGCGTTATTGAATGCAGAAACCTTAAATGCCACTGTGCTTGCGGGTGAGACAATCGAAAACGTGTTAACCCATGCGCCGGGCAATAATGCGGCCATTGGTGGCATCAAAGTGACTACGGCGAATGGTTGGTTTGCGGCGCGTCCATCGGGCACTGAAGCGTTATTTAAGATCTACGGCGAGAGTTTTATCAGTGAGCAGCATTTAGCTGAAATCATCAAAGATGCGCAGGCATTAATTGATAAGGCGCTGAACGCTTAA
- a CDS encoding alpha-ketoacid dehydrogenase subunit beta, whose translation MAEMNMLQAVNEALSIAMQADERMVVFGEDVGHFGGVFRATSGLQEKFGRDRCFNTPLTEQGIAGFANGLASNGMTAVAEIQFADYIFPAFDQIVNESAKFRYRSGNEFDVGGLVFRTPYGGGIAGGHYHSQSPEAYFTQTPGLKVVVPRNPEQAKGLLLASIRDKNPVIFFEPKRLYRASVGEVPAGDYEIELGKAEVVREGKDITLVAWGAQMEILEKAADMAAKEGISCEIIDLRTLSPWDIDTVADSVKKTGRLLVNHEAPLTGGFAGEIAATIQQECFLYLESPISRVCGLDTPYPLIHEKEYMPDAFKTFEAIKASVTF comes from the coding sequence GTGGCTGAAATGAATATGTTACAGGCCGTCAATGAGGCCTTGTCGATCGCCATGCAAGCCGATGAGCGCATGGTGGTTTTTGGTGAAGATGTGGGTCACTTTGGTGGGGTATTTCGCGCCACTTCCGGTCTTCAAGAAAAATTCGGCCGCGATCGCTGCTTCAATACCCCGCTGACAGAGCAAGGTATTGCCGGTTTTGCCAATGGTTTAGCCTCAAATGGCATGACTGCTGTGGCTGAAATCCAATTCGCCGATTATATCTTTCCGGCGTTCGATCAAATAGTCAACGAGTCGGCTAAATTCCGTTACCGTAGCGGTAATGAGTTCGATGTCGGTGGATTAGTGTTCCGTACGCCCTATGGCGGCGGCATCGCAGGCGGCCATTATCACTCACAATCACCCGAAGCTTATTTTACCCAGACACCGGGATTAAAAGTGGTTGTGCCACGTAACCCCGAGCAAGCCAAAGGCCTGTTGTTAGCGTCAATTCGTGACAAAAACCCAGTGATCTTCTTTGAACCTAAGCGTTTATATCGCGCATCGGTTGGCGAAGTACCAGCGGGCGATTATGAAATTGAACTGGGCAAGGCTGAAGTGGTTCGCGAAGGTAAAGACATCACCTTAGTGGCGTGGGGCGCGCAAATGGAAATCCTTGAAAAAGCCGCCGACATGGCCGCTAAAGAAGGGATCTCCTGCGAAATTATTGATTTACGCACCTTGTCACCCTGGGATATTGATACCGTTGCCGATTCAGTCAAAAAGACAGGACGTTTGCTGGTTAACCATGAAGCGCCATTAACTGGTGGTTTTGCCGGTGAAATTGCCGCGACAATCCAGCAAGAATGCTTCTTGTATCTAGAGTCGCCCATCAGCCGCGTTTGTGGTTTAGATACCCCGTACCCACTCATTCATGAAAAAGAATACATGCCTGATGCGTTCAAAACGTTTGAAGCCATCAAAGCATCAGTGACCTTCTAG